A region of Candidatus Eremiobacterota bacterium DNA encodes the following proteins:
- a CDS encoding FAD-dependent monooxygenase, protein MAGRGDRFDVCVFGAGPAGIATALRLADGGASVAILDRPVADPPWVGETFSNAIRAPLAELGLWDRFLAAGHLRGYEIRSVWGAPEMQAQNALFDPQGARWHVDRARFDRDLRDAVLARGCALRLYARLGAVRHDGSSWHVALGEDVPSLRARFLVDATGRRCALGRRLGARRTRFDALVALVAHTEPNSDPTYAHAIVVEATPGGWWYATPIPGGHALAYLTDRDLMAPQLAARAGLRIVAADSALLDPGPQPHWLAVGDAYAAHDPLCGWGVVRALRNGIAAADAIRAALERGETSHLDAYHARCRAEYARYLDGLTHRYALEGRWPASPFWARRTRALAATA, encoded by the coding sequence ATGGCCGGACGAGGCGACCGGTTCGACGTCTGTGTCTTCGGTGCAGGTCCGGCCGGGATCGCGACCGCGCTGCGGTTGGCGGACGGCGGCGCGTCGGTGGCGATTCTGGATCGGCCCGTCGCCGATCCGCCGTGGGTCGGCGAAACGTTCTCGAACGCGATCCGCGCGCCGCTGGCCGAGCTCGGGCTCTGGGACCGTTTCCTCGCCGCGGGACACCTGCGCGGCTACGAGATCCGCAGCGTCTGGGGCGCGCCGGAGATGCAGGCGCAGAACGCACTGTTCGATCCGCAAGGTGCGCGCTGGCACGTCGACCGCGCGCGCTTCGACCGCGACCTGCGCGACGCGGTGCTCGCGCGCGGCTGCGCGCTGCGTCTCTACGCGCGGCTCGGCGCGGTGCGCCACGACGGCAGCAGCTGGCACGTCGCGCTCGGCGAGGACGTTCCGTCATTGCGCGCGCGGTTCTTGGTCGACGCGACCGGACGCCGTTGCGCGCTCGGCCGCCGGCTCGGCGCGCGCCGCACGCGCTTCGACGCCCTGGTCGCGCTCGTCGCGCACACCGAGCCGAACTCCGACCCGACCTACGCGCACGCGATCGTCGTGGAAGCGACGCCAGGCGGCTGGTGGTACGCGACGCCGATCCCCGGCGGACACGCGCTCGCGTACCTCACCGACCGCGACTTGATGGCGCCGCAGCTCGCCGCGCGCGCCGGACTGCGCATCGTCGCCGCCGACAGCGCGCTCCTCGACCCCGGCCCGCAGCCGCACTGGCTCGCGGTCGGCGACGCGTACGCCGCGCACGATCCGCTCTGCGGCTGGGGCGTCGTGCGCGCGCTGCGCAACGGAATCGCTGCCGCGGACGCGATCCGCGCGGCGCTCGAGCGCGGCGAGACCTCGCACCTGGACGCATACCATGCACGCTGTCGCGCGGAGTACGCGCGCTACCTCGACGGCCTCACGCACCGCTACGCGCTCGAGGGACGCTGGCCGGCGTCCCCGTTCTGGGCCCGTCGCACGCGCGCGCTGGCGGCCACGGCATAG